The Candidatus Zixiibacteriota bacterium DNA segment CGGAGGTAAAGACACCTGGGAGAACTTAGTCTGTGCCTGTATCAAGTGCAATAATATCAAGGGAAACCAGACCCCGGAACAGGCGGGTTTAAAGCTGTTAAAAAAGCCGCGAACTCCTAACCATATAACTTTTCTCCAGCGATTTGTGGGAATCTCGGATGACCGATGGAAACAATATCTTTTTCTGGAATAGAAAATAAAGAGGAAAATGAAGAAGACCATATTATCTGGAATGCAGCCCACTGGAAGATTACACCTGGGAAATTTAGAAGGTGCTTTGAAAAACTGGGTGGCTCTGCAAAACGATTACGAGATGTATTGCTGTATAGTCGACTGGCACTCACTGACCTCCGATTATGAAGATACCTCAACTCTGCAGGAGAAAATCAAGGAGGTGTCTCTGGATTATCTTTCGGCCGGGCTGGACCCGGATAAATGCGCTATTTTCGTCCAATCTCAGGTAAAGGAGCATGCTGAATTGCATCTTCTTTTCTCTATGATAACGCCAGTGGCCCGTTTAGCGCGGGTTCCTTCATATAAGGAGAAAAGGAAAGAACTGGGTCTGGATAGTTATGGATTCTTAGGCTACCCTTTGCTTCAGGTGGCAGATATCTTAATTTATAAAGCTGACTATGTGCCAGTTGGAAAAGACCAGTTGCCTCATATTGAGCTTGCCAGGGAAGTTGCCAGAAAATTCAATACCCTTTATGGCCAGGTTTTCCCTGAGCCGGAAGCGCTGTTGACCAAATTCCCTGTCATCCCCGGAATAGACGGTAGAAAGATGAGCAAGTCGTACAATAACGATATTGCTATAGCTGATACTGCTGAAGAGACCACCAAAAAAGTATCTGTGATGTTCACTGACCCGCAGAAGATTCATAAAAACGATCCAGGCAGGCCTGACCTTTGTCCCGTCTTTCATCTACATAAGATTTATACTGAGAACTATCAGGAGATTCACACTCTTTGCTCCACTGGGAAATTGGGGTGTGTCGAGGATAAGAAAAATCTGGCAAGAAATCTGAACCAAAAGCTGAAAGATATCAGGGAGAAAAGGAAAGAACTGGAAAAAAATCCGGAAAAGCTCTGGAAAGTATTGGACCAAGGTGCTCAAAAAGCCAGGGCTAAAGCTGGACAAACCATGCAGGATGTGAGGAAAGCAATGAGGTTAATCCAATGATCTTCCCGCTGGAGATAGAGCAGCAGATAGAAAAGAAAGTCCCCTTTCCGGTTAAATTGGAGGTGTTTGAGGGACCTTTAGACCTGCTCCTTTACCTGATAAAGAAAAACGAAATAGATATCTACGATATCCCGATTGCCCTTATCACCAGACAGTATCTGGAATATATCCAGCTTATGCAAAAGTTAGATCTGGACTTGGCCAGCGAGTTTATCCTTATGGCTTCAAATCTCATCCGGATAAAAATAAAACTCCTTTTACCCCGGGATGAAAACGAGGAACCAGAAGAGGATCCAAGAGAAGAACTGGTAGTGGCACTTTTAGAGTATAAGAAATACAAGGAAGCTGCTCAGACCTTGCAGAGAAAAGAGGAAGAGGAAAAGGTATTCTATCCCCGGTCTGATTTCTCATTTATCGAATCAAAGGACCGGGTCGAGTTCCTGCGCGAAGCAAACCTCTTTGATCTGCTTGTGGCTTTCAAAAAAGTTCTGGATAACCAGCCCAAAGTGACTTCACATACTATAAATTTTCAGAAGGTGGATTTAGAGGAAAGGATCCAATATATTCTGGATTTTCTGGCTGACAAAGACAGGGTCAGTTTTGAGGAGCTGTTTGCGGATAATCCGGTGCGTTTGATCCTGGTGGTTACTTTTATGGCAATTCTGGAGCTAATCCGTATACGGGAGATCAGGATTATGCAAAGAGGACATTTTTCCAGAATATTTATCTACAGAAACAAAAAAGGATAAGAAATTGTCAGGCGAGCTGAATTATCATTTGGTGGTTGAATCTTTGCTTTTTGCCTCAGATATTCCTTTGCCTTTGAGCAGATTGAAAGCGGTTTTAGAAGAGCTCTCAGTTGATGAGATAAAATCGATCATCCAGGAGCTGAACCTGAAATACCGGGAGAATAATCACAGCTTCGCTATAAGGGAAATTGCCGAAGGGTATCAGATGTATACCCTGCCTGAATACTCACCCTATATAGACCAGCTTTATACTCTGAGAAGGGCACAGAGGCTTTCCCAAGCAGGACTGGAAACCTTGGCTATCATCGCTTATCGCCAGCCGGTGGTGAAATCGGTAGTTGACCATATAAGAGGCGTTGACTCTGGAGGAGTGCTGCACACCCTTTTAGAGAGGAAACTTATCACTATTCTGGGACGGGAGGAAGGTGTGGGGCATCCTTTAATCTACGGGACCACTCCGGAGTTCCTGGTCTATTTCGGGCTTAAAGACTTAAAGGACCTCCCCAAAATAGAAGAGCTGGAAGCCTTGCTTCAGTCAAGGGAAAAAGAAAGAGCGGCTACCTTTTCATCCGAAGAAGTAGTTGAAAATATCAACGATTTAAACCTGCAGGAAAGTCTGACAGCCAAACTCCCTCCTGAAGGAATCGAAGATAATCTCTAAAACGACGTCCGTTAGACTCAAAATTCCAGTTCCGAATTTTGAAGTTGAAACGAATTATCAAGTTGTTTTTTTACAGATGAGAAAACAGGTTATAGCCATAGATGGTCCAGCCAGTTCCGGGAAAAGCACCACTGCTAAACTGGTAGCCAGAAGATTGGGATTTATCTATCTGGATACCGGAGCTATGTATAGAGCCATCACCTTGAAAGCATTAAGAAATAGGATAAGCCCTGAAGATGGGAAAGCTCTTGCCGGCATAGCCCGGGAGTCAAAACTTGATTTGATGGATGAGGATGGCATAAGTAAAGTCTGTCTGGATGGAGAGGACGTTACCGAGCTTATCCGGAAACCGGAGATAAACAAGCTGGTGTCTGAGGTTTCTTTGCATAAGGAAGTCCGAGCCGCACTGGTGTCCAAACAGAAAGAAATAGGACAAAAACATGATTTAGTAGCAGAAGGAAGAGACACCACCACCGTAGTATTTCCGGATGCCACTCTTAAGGTTTACCTGGATTGCGACATAAAAGAGAGAGCTAAAAGGAGAATGCTTGAATTCAAAGGGAAAGGAATAAATACTACCCTAAAGGAACAGGAAAAAGAGCTTTCCGGAAGAGATAAAATCGATTCCGAAAGAGAGGCAAGCCCGTTGAAGAAAGACCCTGAGGCTATAATAGTCGATACCACTAATCTTTCCATCCAGGATCAGGTGGAAAAAATCGTTCAGTTGTATGAAAAAAGCAAAAAAAGATGAGATTCCATTATCAGGCAGCCGTGGCCATGATTAAGCTGATAATCGGGATCCTGCGCGGAATGGAAAAACAAGGGAGTGAGCATATTCCGGCACAAGGAGCAGTCTTGATAGCTGCCAATCATATAGCCTATTTTGATCCTCCTTTAATAGGAAGCGCCAGCCCCAGGGAGCTTTACTATATGGCAAAAGAGGAGCTTTTTGAAAATTCTTTATTTGGCTGGTTAATAAGCAAATTCAACGCTTTCCCGATCTCCCGGGGAAGTTTTGATCGGGAGGGAATAAAAAGAGCCACCCAGGTGCTGAGAGGGGGAAACGCCCTTCTGGTTTTCCCTGAAGGCACCCGGAGTAAGGATGGAAGCTTGA contains these protein-coding regions:
- the trpS gene encoding tryptophan--tRNA ligase, with translation MKKTILSGMQPTGRLHLGNLEGALKNWVALQNDYEMYCCIVDWHSLTSDYEDTSTLQEKIKEVSLDYLSAGLDPDKCAIFVQSQVKEHAELHLLFSMITPVARLARVPSYKEKRKELGLDSYGFLGYPLLQVADILIYKADYVPVGKDQLPHIELAREVARKFNTLYGQVFPEPEALLTKFPVIPGIDGRKMSKSYNNDIAIADTAEETTKKVSVMFTDPQKIHKNDPGRPDLCPVFHLHKIYTENYQEIHTLCSTGKLGCVEDKKNLARNLNQKLKDIREKRKELEKNPEKLWKVLDQGAQKARAKAGQTMQDVRKAMRLIQ
- a CDS encoding segregation/condensation protein A — encoded protein: MIFPLEIEQQIEKKVPFPVKLEVFEGPLDLLLYLIKKNEIDIYDIPIALITRQYLEYIQLMQKLDLDLASEFILMASNLIRIKIKLLLPRDENEEPEEDPREELVVALLEYKKYKEAAQTLQRKEEEEKVFYPRSDFSFIESKDRVEFLREANLFDLLVAFKKVLDNQPKVTSHTINFQKVDLEERIQYILDFLADKDRVSFEELFADNPVRLILVVTFMAILELIRIREIRIMQRGHFSRIFIYRNKKG
- the scpB gene encoding SMC-Scp complex subunit ScpB, whose translation is MSGELNYHLVVESLLFASDIPLPLSRLKAVLEELSVDEIKSIIQELNLKYRENNHSFAIREIAEGYQMYTLPEYSPYIDQLYTLRRAQRLSQAGLETLAIIAYRQPVVKSVVDHIRGVDSGGVLHTLLERKLITILGREEGVGHPLIYGTTPEFLVYFGLKDLKDLPKIEELEALLQSREKERAATFSSEEVVENINDLNLQESLTAKLPPEGIEDNL
- the cmk gene encoding (d)CMP kinase, producing MRKQVIAIDGPASSGKSTTAKLVARRLGFIYLDTGAMYRAITLKALRNRISPEDGKALAGIARESKLDLMDEDGISKVCLDGEDVTELIRKPEINKLVSEVSLHKEVRAALVSKQKEIGQKHDLVAEGRDTTTVVFPDATLKVYLDCDIKERAKRRMLEFKGKGINTTLKEQEKELSGRDKIDSEREASPLKKDPEAIIVDTTNLSIQDQVEKIVQLYEKSKKR
- a CDS encoding 1-acyl-sn-glycerol-3-phosphate acyltransferase; translated protein: MRFHYQAAVAMIKLIIGILRGMEKQGSEHIPAQGAVLIAANHIAYFDPPLIGSASPRELYYMAKEELFENSLFGWLISKFNAFPISRGSFDREGIKRATQVLRGGNALLVFPEGTRSKDGSLREPKLGVAKLALETGAPIVPACIDYSGSWLKAFFQRRKIRIKFGFPIKPEELFCIPGNKEGYLRLTHKIMQRIKDLKEEK